Within the Bacteroidia bacterium genome, the region TTTCTGAACCGGCAATGAATCACTTTGAAATGATTGCCAGGATATTCCAAAGGGGCGGTAACCTTTCTACCTATACCCGTTATATTTTAAAACAAGCTTATGAAACACCTCGTTCTTTTTATAATGCTGGGGCCGGCACTGGCTTTTTCCCAGCAGGATGCTCAATTCACTCAATTCCATCGCGATCGCTTGGCTTTTAACCCCGGGCATTCAGGAATGAGCGGCATGCGCTGTTTTGGTATGCATTCCCGCTCGCAGTGGTTGGGATTTCCGGGAGCGCCAAAAACATACACCGCCTGGTTGAATGCCTATATTCCCGCCTTGAACAGCGGCATAGCGTTGCGGCTGACGCGCGATCTCCTGGGGTTTGAACGCAACAACCGGCTGCAGCTAATGTTTGCCAGACATTTTACAATAGGCAGGGGGCGCCTGGGTGCCGGAGCCGGCCTGAACCTCATTCAAAAAACACTGTCCGGCGACTGGATCGCCACCGACGGTACAGGTGGAGATCTCTCCATACCCGCCCCGCGTATTTCGGACTGGCTCACCGGAGCCGATGCAGGAATATGGTACCACGGAGCAAGGGTTTACGCCGGTCTCTCCACTACTCAGGTTACGGGAGGTACTTTCACAGAAGGTCACGTACGCTATACTGCCACCCGGCATTACTTTGCCTCAACCGGAGCCCGGTTCTTTATTCCTGCAAACCGCGACCTTGAAGTACGAATGCATTTCCTGGGAAAAAGCGATGGCGTGAGCACATCAACGGACCTGACGTTGGAGATATGGTGGCGTTCTCAGTTTTACGCCGGAGGCGGATGCAGGCCGGGCGATGCCCTTCTGATCACTGCGGGAGCGCGAATCGGTGCGTTCAGCATCGGTTATTCCTATGATGTAACCGGGTCGGCTCTCCGGAACCACTCGTCCAATACCCATGAACTCAGTATCCGCTATTGTCATCCCATAACCATACGCTGTAAATGCCGCTCCACGGATAATCCCAGGAAAATGTGGGGCGACCGTACTTCCCGGCACGGCCGATGCAGCGCTTCGGCAGTCTCCTTCAACACAGACTGGTGAACAAACAGGGAATTCCTCTTAATATGCTTTCCGGGGAATAGTTAATTTCGGTCTGTGAAAAAGTGGATGGAATTTCTCCGCGACCGGCACGAAATGCTTTTCAAAGCATTTCTGCTGGTATTCTCCATTAGCTTCCTTGTTTATCTGTTACCCCGGGAGGCCAAATTCCGTTATGAGATCTCCAACCTTGCAGGAAAGGCCTGGCCGTACGAAAACCTCATCGCTCCGTTTGATTTTCCCATCCTGAAAGATCCGGATCTGGTAAAAAAGGAAAAACAGGAGGCCATTTCCTCTGCCCTTCCCGTTTTCCGGAAAGAGAACCAGGGTAATAAAAATGCGGAGGACTTCCGGCTGGCAGTGAGCAATGGGCCATTGGCCGAAGATCTGAAACCGCAGGAAGTGAACTTACTTTCCGCACTCATTGATTCTGTTCACCGTGCCGGCATCCTCCTGCTCCCCGATTCACTTGCCGCTAAAAGCACACCTGAAACCCGTATCATGGTGCTTACCGGAAACTTCGCAATGGAGAATTCCGTTGGCGAATTCTTTACGATCCGGACTGCGGCCGATTACCTGGCCAACCGTCTCCCATCCGGAATCCGGAACCGGGATGAGATTCTGGATCTCATGGAAGATCACCTTTCACATACCATCCTTTATGACGCGGAAACCACAGAAAAATTCCTGCGCGACGCACTGGCGCAGGTATCGCCAACCGCCGGAGGAATCATGAAGGGCCAGAGCATCATTGATCGCGGCGATCTTGTAACAAAAGACAAGGTGCTGGCCCTGCAGTCGCTGAAAGCCGAATATGAAAAACAATCCGGCACCAGCAGCAGTGTGCTGTTTATCCTCGGTGGTCAGTCACTGGCCGTTGTTATTCTGCTGACACTGCTGGCCGCTTTTATCATTCTTTTCCGGAAAGATATTTATGCCAATACGAACAAAATATTTTTCATCCTCCTGCTTTTACTTCTCATGACCCTGATGACCCGCATTACTATTCATTACGACTTACTGCATTATTACCTGCTTCCCTACTGCATCATCCCGGTCATTATCCGCACATTTTACGATACCCGGCTTGCACTCTTTGTGCATCTCGTGACCATCCTCATGATCTCTCTGATGCTGCCGGCCCCGTATGAATTCCTTTTCATACAGTTCAGCGCAGGAACCGCTGCCAT harbors:
- a CDS encoding type IX secretion system membrane protein PorP/SprF, with the translated sequence MKHLVLFIMLGPALAFSQQDAQFTQFHRDRLAFNPGHSGMSGMRCFGMHSRSQWLGFPGAPKTYTAWLNAYIPALNSGIALRLTRDLLGFERNNRLQLMFARHFTIGRGRLGAGAGLNLIQKTLSGDWIATDGTGGDLSIPAPRISDWLTGADAGIWYHGARVYAGLSTTQVTGGTFTEGHVRYTATRHYFASTGARFFIPANRDLEVRMHFLGKSDGVSTSTDLTLEIWWRSQFYAGGGCRPGDALLITAGARIGAFSIGYSYDVTGSALRNHSSNTHELSIRYCHPITIRCKCRSTDNPRKMWGDRTSRHGRCSASAVSFNTDW
- a CDS encoding HDIG domain-containing protein → MKKWMEFLRDRHEMLFKAFLLVFSISFLVYLLPREAKFRYEISNLAGKAWPYENLIAPFDFPILKDPDLVKKEKQEAISSALPVFRKENQGNKNAEDFRLAVSNGPLAEDLKPQEVNLLSALIDSVHRAGILLLPDSLAAKSTPETRIMVLTGNFAMENSVGEFFTIRTAADYLANRLPSGIRNRDEILDLMEDHLSHTILYDAETTEKFLRDALAQVSPTAGGIMKGQSIIDRGDLVTKDKVLALQSLKAEYEKQSGTSSSVLFILGGQSLAVVILLTLLAAFIILFRKDIYANTNKIFFILLLLLLMTLMTRITIHYDLLHYYLLPYCIIPVIIRTFYDTRLALFVHLVTILMISLMLPAPYEFLFIQFSAGTAAIFSIVSMRKRSQIFISSAVIFTSYCASYVAMSWLHDSGIQGLTTDHFISFVVSSSLTLFSYPLIYVFERSFGFVSDVTLLEISDTNSPLLRELASKAPGTFQHSLQVADIAEEIVREIGGNTLLARTGALYHDIGKMEMPLFFIENQTTQVNPHEDLDFEESARIIISHVIRGVERARKQGIPDVVIDFIRTHHGTTTTGFFFRSYRINNPEGTATEKDFQYPGPLPYSKETAAVMLADSVEASARAMKKHDSEALDEHVEHIVNGLISQHQFMNADITFRDITVIKKILKKKLGNIYHQRLEYPR